From a single Staphylococcus epidermidis genomic region:
- a CDS encoding PstS family phosphate ABC transporter substrate-binding protein yields MKKWQLVGTTVLGASVLLGACGGNDGGSGDGKDLKGSAKGEGSSTVAPIVEKLNEKWAKDHKDAKISSGQAGTGAGFQKFIAGETDFSDASRPIKDEEKKKLEDKGIKYHEFKIAQDGVTIAVNKDNDFVKELTKSQLKDIYSGKAKTWKDVNSSWPDKKINAVSPNSSHGTYDFFEEEVMDKQDIKAEKNADTNAIVSSVTKNKEGIGYFGYNFYEQNKDKLKEVKIKDDNGKVTEPTKKTIQNGSYALSRPLFIYAKDKSLKDNKVMSEFMKFVLEDEGKAAEDAGYVASPKKTYKSQLDDLKDFLDKHQKSDKKDDKKSEDK; encoded by the coding sequence ATGAAAAAGTGGCAATTAGTCGGTACTACTGTATTAGGAGCTTCGGTTTTACTTGGCGCTTGTGGCGGAAATGATGGAGGTTCAGGAGACGGCAAAGATCTTAAAGGTTCTGCTAAAGGTGAAGGTTCGTCCACAGTAGCTCCTATCGTTGAAAAATTAAACGAAAAATGGGCTAAAGATCATAAAGACGCCAAAATTTCTTCAGGTCAAGCCGGTACAGGTGCTGGTTTCCAAAAATTCATTGCTGGCGAAACTGATTTCTCAGACGCTTCAAGACCTATTAAAGACGAAGAAAAGAAAAAATTAGAAGATAAAGGGATTAAATATCACGAATTCAAAATCGCACAAGATGGTGTAACAATTGCGGTTAATAAAGATAACGACTTTGTTAAAGAATTAACTAAATCACAATTAAAAGATATTTACTCTGGTAAAGCTAAAACATGGAAAGACGTTAACTCTAGTTGGCCAGATAAAAAAATCAATGCTGTTTCACCTAACTCAAGTCATGGTACTTACGACTTCTTTGAAGAAGAAGTTATGGACAAACAAGATATCAAAGCTGAGAAGAACGCTGATACTAACGCGATCGTATCTTCAGTAACTAAAAACAAAGAAGGTATCGGTTACTTCGGTTATAATTTCTACGAACAAAATAAAGATAAATTAAAAGAAGTTAAAATCAAAGATGACAATGGCAAAGTTACAGAACCAACTAAGAAAACAATTCAGAACGGTTCATACGCACTAAGCAGACCATTATTTATCTACGCTAAAGACAAATCATTAAAAGACAATAAAGTAATGTCAGAATTCATGAAATTTGTACTTGAAGATGAAGGTAAAGCAGCTGAAGACGCTGGTTATGTAGCTTCACCTAAGAAAACTTATAAATCTCAATTAGATGACTTAAAAGATTTTTTAGATAAACATCAAAAATCTGATAAGAAAGACGACAAAAAATCAGAAGATAAATAA
- the pstA gene encoding phosphate ABC transporter permease PstA yields MSTHSNTANKTLIDKDAVEKNISSRDRKNSVNKWLFLLCTLIGLIVLVALLIQTFVKGAGHLTPEFFTNFSSSTPADAGIKGALVGSIWLILSIIPISIILGIGTAIYLEEYARDNIFTQIVKVSISNLAGVPSIVFGLLGYTLFVGAAGLGNSVLAAALTMSLLILPVIIVASQEAIRAVPSSVREASYGLGANKWQTIRRVVLPAALPGILTGFILSLSRALGETAPLVMIGIPTILLATPSGLLDQFSALPTQIYTWAKMPQAEFQNVASAGIIVLLVILLLMNTVAILLRNKFSKKF; encoded by the coding sequence ATGTCTACACATTCAAATACTGCTAACAAAACATTGATTGATAAAGATGCCGTAGAAAAAAATATTTCTTCTCGTGATAGGAAAAACTCGGTAAACAAATGGTTATTTTTATTATGTACATTAATTGGGCTCATTGTTTTAGTAGCACTATTAATTCAAACTTTCGTTAAAGGGGCGGGACATCTAACTCCCGAATTTTTCACTAATTTTTCATCTTCAACACCAGCAGATGCTGGTATTAAAGGGGCTTTAGTAGGTTCTATTTGGTTAATCTTAAGTATTATTCCAATTAGTATCATTTTAGGAATAGGTACAGCAATTTATTTAGAAGAATACGCAAGAGACAATATTTTTACACAAATCGTAAAGGTGAGTATATCTAATTTAGCTGGTGTTCCTTCAATTGTTTTCGGTTTACTAGGTTATACATTATTTGTAGGCGCGGCAGGTTTAGGTAATAGCGTGCTAGCCGCTGCGCTTACAATGTCACTACTAATCTTGCCTGTTATTATCGTTGCTAGTCAGGAAGCTATCAGAGCAGTTCCTAGTTCAGTCAGAGAAGCATCATATGGTCTTGGTGCTAATAAATGGCAAACAATTAGAAGAGTTGTTTTACCTGCAGCATTACCTGGTATTTTAACAGGTTTCATTTTATCTTTATCACGCGCATTAGGAGAAACAGCACCACTTGTAATGATAGGTATACCTACGATACTTTTAGCAACACCAAGTGGATTACTCGACCAATTCTCTGCGTTACCAACTCAAATTTATACATGGGCAAAAATGCCTCAAGCAGAATTCCAAAACGTTGCATCAGCAGGTATTATCGTTCTACTCGTTATCTTATTATTGATGAACACTGTAGCGATACTTCTTCGTAATAAATTTAGTAAAAAATTCTAA
- a CDS encoding ABC-F family ATP-binding cassette domain-containing protein has translation MLQVTDVSLRFGDRKLFEDVNIKFTEGNCYGLIGANGAGKSTFLKILSGEIDSQTGHVSLGKDERLAVLKQDHFAYEDERVLDVVIKGHERLYQVMKEKDEIYMKPDFSDEDGIRAAELEGEFAEMNGWNAEADAANLLSGLGIEPDLHDKNMSELENNQKVKVLLAQSLFGDPDVLLLDEPTNGLDIPAISWLEDFLINFENTVIVVSHDRHFLNNVCTHIADLDFGKIKLYVGNYDFWYQSSQLAQKMAQEQNKKKEEKMKELQDFIARFSANASKSKQATSRKKQLEKIELDDIQPSSRRYPYVKFTPEREIGNDLLTVENLSKTIDGEKVLDNVSFTMNPNDKAILVGDSEIAKTTLLKILAGEMEPDEGTFKWGVTTSLSYFPKDNSEFFDGVDMNLVEWLRQYAPEDEQTETFLRGFLGRMLFSGEEVKKKASVLSGGEKVRCMLSKMMLSSANVLLLDEPTNHLDLESITAVNDGLKSFKGSIIFTSYDFEFINTIANRVIDLNQAGALSKEVPYEEYLQEIGVLQNN, from the coding sequence ATGTTACAAGTAACTGATGTAAGTTTACGTTTTGGTGATCGTAAACTATTTGAAGATGTAAATATAAAATTTACAGAGGGTAATTGTTATGGATTAATTGGTGCAAATGGTGCTGGGAAATCTACATTCTTGAAGATTTTATCAGGCGAAATTGATTCACAGACTGGTCATGTATCTCTAGGTAAAGATGAGCGTTTGGCTGTGTTAAAACAAGATCATTTTGCTTATGAAGATGAACGTGTTTTAGATGTTGTGATTAAAGGACATGAACGTTTGTATCAAGTGATGAAAGAGAAAGATGAAATTTATATGAAACCTGATTTCAGCGATGAGGACGGTATTCGCGCTGCAGAACTTGAAGGAGAATTTGCAGAAATGAACGGTTGGAATGCTGAAGCTGATGCTGCTAACTTATTATCAGGATTAGGCATAGAACCTGACTTACATGATAAAAATATGTCTGAACTTGAAAATAATCAAAAAGTTAAGGTATTGTTAGCTCAAAGTTTATTTGGTGATCCTGACGTTCTTTTACTAGATGAGCCTACCAATGGTTTAGATATACCAGCAATAAGTTGGTTAGAAGACTTTTTAATTAATTTTGAAAATACTGTCATTGTCGTTTCGCATGACCGTCACTTCTTAAATAATGTTTGTACTCATATTGCTGATTTAGACTTTGGCAAAATTAAACTTTATGTTGGTAACTATGATTTTTGGTATCAATCAAGTCAATTAGCACAAAAAATGGCACAAGAACAAAATAAGAAAAAAGAAGAAAAAATGAAAGAGTTACAGGATTTCATCGCACGCTTCTCAGCAAATGCTTCTAAATCTAAACAGGCAACAAGTCGTAAGAAACAATTAGAAAAAATTGAATTAGATGATATCCAGCCATCATCTCGTAGATACCCTTACGTGAAATTTACTCCTGAACGTGAAATTGGAAATGATTTACTTACAGTAGAAAATCTTTCTAAAACAATTGACGGCGAAAAAGTACTAGACAATGTTTCATTCACTATGAATCCTAATGATAAAGCTATTTTAGTTGGTGATAGCGAAATTGCTAAAACAACATTGTTAAAAATTTTAGCTGGAGAAATGGAACCAGATGAAGGTACATTTAAATGGGGTGTAACGACATCTTTAAGTTACTTCCCTAAAGATAACTCTGAGTTCTTTGATGGTGTCGATATGAATTTAGTTGAATGGTTACGTCAATACGCTCCAGAAGATGAACAAACTGAAACATTTTTACGTGGTTTCTTAGGTCGCATGTTATTTAGTGGTGAGGAAGTTAAGAAAAAAGCAAGCGTGCTTTCAGGTGGAGAAAAAGTACGTTGCATGTTAAGTAAAATGATGTTATCAAGTGCTAACGTACTTTTACTTGATGAGCCAACAAACCATTTAGATTTGGAAAGTATCACTGCTGTAAATGACGGATTAAAATCATTTAAAGGTTCTATCATCTTCACTTCTTATGATTTTGAATTTATTAATACAATCGCAAATCGAGTGATTGACTTGAATCAAGCTGGTGCCCTTTCTAAAGAAGTACCTTATGAGGAATACTTACAAGAAATTGGTGTATTACAAAATAATTAA
- the pstB gene encoding phosphate ABC transporter ATP-binding protein PstB → MANSQVAEKEKLDAQTNNQDSVATIVTTENNKKNTIPDSEKKIVYSTQNLDLWYGENHALQNINLDILENNVTAIIGPSGCGKSTYIKALNRMVELVPSVKTAGKILYRDQNIFDAKYSKEKLRTNVGMVFQQPNPFPKSIYDNITYGPKTHGIKNKKILDEIVEKSLRGAAIWDELKDRLHTNAYGLSGGQQQRVCIARCLAIEPDVILMDEPTSALDPISTLRVEELVQELKENYSIIMVTHNMQQAARVSDKTAFFLNGYVNEYDDTDKIFSNPADKQTEDYISGRFG, encoded by the coding sequence ATGGCTAATTCACAAGTAGCAGAAAAAGAGAAACTAGACGCACAAACAAATAATCAAGACTCAGTTGCCACAATAGTAACTACTGAAAACAATAAGAAAAATACAATTCCAGACAGTGAAAAGAAGATTGTTTATTCAACTCAAAATCTAGATTTATGGTATGGAGAAAATCATGCGTTACAAAACATTAATTTAGATATATTGGAAAATAATGTAACTGCAATAATCGGACCTTCTGGATGTGGTAAATCTACATACATCAAAGCTTTAAATAGAATGGTCGAATTAGTTCCATCTGTGAAAACTGCAGGTAAAATTTTGTATCGTGACCAAAATATATTTGATGCAAAGTATTCTAAAGAAAAGCTACGTACTAACGTTGGAATGGTCTTTCAACAACCTAACCCATTCCCTAAGTCAATTTATGATAATATTACTTATGGCCCTAAGACTCACGGTATTAAAAACAAAAAAATTCTAGATGAAATCGTAGAAAAATCATTACGTGGCGCTGCAATATGGGATGAATTAAAAGATAGATTGCATACAAATGCTTATGGATTATCAGGTGGACAACAACAACGTGTTTGTATAGCTAGATGTTTAGCAATTGAACCAGATGTCATTTTAATGGATGAACCTACATCAGCATTAGATCCTATTTCTACGTTAAGAGTTGAAGAACTTGTACAAGAATTAAAAGAAAATTACTCAATTATCATGGTTACGCACAACATGCAACAAGCTGCGCGTGTTTCAGATAAAACTGCTTTCTTCTTAAATGGATATGTCAATGAATATGATGATACTGATAAAATCTTTTCAAATCCTGCCGACAAACAAACTGAAGATTATATATCTGGTCGTTTTGGATAA
- the dapA gene encoding 4-hydroxy-tetrahydrodipicolinate synthase — MTHMFEGVGVALATPFTNNEVDFNALERHVQFLLNNNIQAIIVNGTTAESPTLSDEEKEKVLATVVKLVNHSVPVIAGTGTNNTYKSIQASIRAKEIGADAVMLITPYYNKTNQRGLIQHFETIANEVKLPVILYNVPSRTNMTIEPETVGILSHNPYIVALKDATNDFDYFDQVKQRINTNEFALYSGNDDNVVKFYQRGGNGVISVIANVIPQEFQYLYDQRQNETDITNYFKPIEKLLEALSLDVNPIPIKVLTAYLGYGHYEVRLPLVPLEEAQCKQVERAFEQFKAGEQ; from the coding sequence ATGACACACATGTTTGAAGGCGTTGGTGTAGCATTAGCGACTCCCTTTACCAATAATGAGGTTGATTTCAACGCATTAGAAAGACATGTTCAATTTCTTTTAAATAACAATATTCAAGCAATTATAGTGAATGGCACTACAGCAGAAAGTCCTACATTAAGTGACGAAGAAAAAGAGAAAGTATTGGCGACAGTAGTTAAACTCGTGAATCATAGCGTTCCTGTTATTGCGGGTACTGGCACTAATAATACGTATAAATCAATTCAAGCTTCAATACGTGCTAAAGAAATTGGTGCAGATGCAGTCATGTTGATTACGCCCTACTACAACAAAACGAATCAACGTGGTTTAATTCAACATTTTGAGACAATCGCAAATGAAGTGAAATTACCAGTAATTCTTTACAATGTGCCATCACGAACAAATATGACGATAGAACCAGAAACAGTTGGAATTCTCAGTCATAATCCATATATCGTTGCTTTAAAAGATGCGACAAATGATTTTGATTATTTTGATCAAGTAAAACAACGTATTAATACAAATGAATTTGCATTATATAGTGGGAATGACGACAATGTTGTGAAGTTCTATCAACGTGGAGGTAATGGTGTCATCTCTGTAATTGCGAATGTAATTCCACAAGAATTTCAATATTTATATGACCAAAGACAAAATGAAACCGATATTACTAATTACTTTAAACCTATCGAGAAATTGTTAGAAGCGTTGTCACTTGACGTTAACCCAATACCTATTAAAGTTCTTACCGCATATTTGGGTTATGGTCACTACGAAGTGAGATTACCATTAGTGCCTTTAGAAGAAGCACAATGTAAACAAGTTGAACGAGCATTTGAACAATTTAAAGCAGGTGAACAATAA
- the phoU gene encoding phosphate signaling complex protein PhoU codes for MAIIRQKYEGQLDGLIKDLRRLGLRVYFNINNALVSLGEEKKSFARQTIEKDKEINHLDHEINEKVIMLITRQQPIAKDLRMMMAALKISTDFERMGDNAASIAHIRLRVKINDNYVFTRLKTMGKLAMLMLEDLNNAIRNKDLPLIKEVIERDEDIDDLYVNIVNTSYLIDNDPFVAGQAHLAARHLERIGDHISNIAESVYYYLTGQHFETFD; via the coding sequence ATGGCAATTATTAGACAAAAATATGAAGGTCAGCTAGATGGATTAATTAAAGATTTACGGCGTCTTGGTCTTCGTGTATATTTTAATATTAACAATGCACTAGTATCTTTAGGGGAAGAAAAGAAATCATTCGCAAGACAAACCATTGAGAAAGACAAAGAAATTAACCATTTAGATCATGAAATTAACGAGAAGGTAATCATGCTAATTACGAGACAACAACCTATTGCCAAAGATTTACGTATGATGATGGCAGCACTCAAAATCTCTACTGACTTTGAACGAATGGGGGATAATGCTGCTAGTATCGCTCATATACGTTTAAGAGTTAAAATAAATGATAACTATGTGTTTACACGTTTAAAAACCATGGGTAAATTAGCGATGCTCATGTTAGAAGATTTAAATAACGCTATTAGAAATAAAGATTTACCACTGATAAAAGAAGTCATTGAGAGAGATGAAGATATTGATGATTTATACGTTAACATCGTCAATACCAGTTACTTAATTGATAATGACCCATTCGTAGCTGGTCAAGCACACTTAGCAGCTAGACACTTAGAACGAATAGGTGATCATATAAGCAATATTGCTGAAAGTGTTTATTATTATTTAACAGGCCAACATTTTGAAACTTTTGATTAA
- the cvfB gene encoding RNA-binding virulence regulatory protein CvfB, which yields MALDKDIVGSIEFLEVVGLQGSTYLLKGPNGESVKLNQSEVADEDNFELGEEYSFFVYPNRSGDLFATQNMPDITKDKYDFAKVIKTDRDGAHIDVGLPREVLVPWEDLPKLKELWPKAGDYLLVTLRIDSTNQMFGRLASETIVESMFTPVNDDSKQNEYISARAYRLLRVGSFLLSNEGYKIFVHESERKHEPRLGEAVEVRIIGHNEKGELNGSFLPLAHERLDDDGQVIFDLLVEYDGELPFWDKSSPDAIKEVFNMSKGSFKRAIGHLYKKKIINIETGKITLTKKGWSRVDD from the coding sequence ATGGCACTAGATAAAGATATAGTAGGTTCAATAGAATTTTTAGAAGTCGTAGGATTACAAGGGTCAACATATTTACTTAAAGGGCCAAATGGTGAAAGTGTCAAACTCAATCAGTCAGAAGTTGCTGATGAAGATAATTTTGAATTAGGTGAGGAATATAGTTTTTTCGTTTATCCAAACCGTTCAGGAGATTTATTTGCGACGCAAAACATGCCTGATATTACAAAAGATAAATATGATTTTGCTAAAGTTATAAAAACCGATAGAGACGGTGCACATATTGACGTAGGACTTCCTCGTGAAGTCTTAGTTCCATGGGAAGATTTACCGAAACTTAAAGAACTTTGGCCTAAAGCAGGTGATTACTTGCTAGTTACTTTGAGAATAGACAGTACGAATCAAATGTTTGGACGATTAGCTAGCGAAACGATTGTTGAGTCAATGTTCACCCCAGTAAATGACGATAGCAAACAAAACGAATATATTTCTGCACGCGCTTATAGATTACTCAGAGTAGGTAGCTTCTTATTAAGTAATGAGGGTTATAAAATCTTTGTTCACGAATCTGAACGTAAACATGAGCCTCGGTTAGGTGAGGCAGTAGAGGTCCGAATTATAGGTCATAATGAAAAAGGTGAATTAAATGGTTCGTTTTTACCATTAGCTCATGAACGCCTTGATGATGATGGACAGGTCATATTTGATTTACTTGTTGAGTATGATGGTGAATTACCTTTTTGGGATAAATCTAGTCCTGATGCAATCAAAGAAGTCTTTAATATGAGTAAAGGCTCGTTTAAACGTGCAATCGGACATTTATATAAGAAAAAGATAATCAATATAGAAACAGGAAAAATCACTCTTACCAAAAAAGGGTGGAGCCGTGTAGATGATTAA
- a CDS encoding aspartate kinase, whose product MSPLIIGGLKLNRSVLKFGGSSVSDFKKIKNIAEMLKTRIEDGEELIVVVSAMGKTTDQLMNNVSSLTSTPKDQELALLLTTGEQQTVSYLSMVLNDIGVNAKAMTGYQAGIKTVGHHLKSKIAEINPNIFNEAFKNHDILVVAGFQGINEDFELTTLGRGGSDTTAVALAASNQTPCEIYTDVDGVYATDPRIHNEAKRLEYVSYEEMMEMSALGAGVLETRSVELAKNYDIPLYLGRTLSNVKGTWIMSKSDLLEKKAVTGVALDTHMMHVTISYPLPDNQLLTQLFTALEEESVNVDMISQIVNLEGLQLSFSIKDSDAHQISSILENLSTHFSALDYKINEAYVKISLIGSGMRDMSGVASKAFTTLINSDIPFYQTTTSEISISYVIDEENGEKAVEELYHAFEI is encoded by the coding sequence ATGTCTCCTCTAATTATAGGAGGACTGAAATTGAATAGAAGTGTTTTAAAATTTGGCGGTTCTTCCGTCAGTGATTTTAAAAAAATAAAAAATATCGCTGAAATGCTTAAAACACGCATTGAAGATGGTGAAGAATTAATCGTTGTTGTCAGTGCTATGGGTAAGACAACTGATCAATTGATGAATAATGTATCAAGTCTTACTTCTACCCCTAAAGATCAAGAACTTGCATTGCTATTAACAACGGGTGAACAACAAACGGTTTCTTACCTTTCTATGGTACTCAATGATATAGGTGTAAATGCTAAAGCGATGACAGGTTATCAAGCTGGCATTAAGACTGTAGGACATCACTTAAAAAGTAAAATAGCAGAAATTAATCCTAATATTTTTAATGAGGCTTTTAAAAATCATGACATTTTAGTTGTAGCTGGGTTTCAAGGTATAAATGAAGATTTCGAACTTACTACACTTGGACGAGGTGGTTCTGATACAACAGCTGTAGCTTTAGCAGCAAGTAATCAGACACCTTGTGAAATTTACACTGACGTTGATGGTGTGTATGCAACAGATCCTAGAATACATAATGAAGCGAAGCGTTTAGAATATGTCTCTTATGAGGAAATGATGGAAATGAGCGCGCTTGGTGCAGGTGTACTTGAAACGAGAAGTGTTGAATTAGCTAAGAATTATGATATTCCACTTTACTTAGGAAGAACGTTATCAAATGTGAAAGGAACATGGATTATGTCTAAAAGTGATTTATTAGAGAAAAAAGCAGTAACTGGTGTCGCATTGGATACACACATGATGCACGTCACGATAAGTTATCCCCTACCGGATAATCAGTTACTGACACAATTGTTTACCGCATTGGAAGAAGAATCTGTAAATGTTGATATGATTTCTCAAATTGTAAATTTAGAAGGTTTACAATTATCTTTTTCAATTAAAGATAGTGATGCACATCAAATTTCTTCAATTCTGGAAAATTTATCAACACACTTTTCAGCACTTGATTATAAAATTAATGAAGCATATGTCAAAATATCTTTAATTGGATCAGGTATGAGAGATATGTCAGGAGTAGCATCAAAAGCTTTTACGACACTTATCAATTCAGATATTCCATTTTATCAAACGACGACATCGGAAATTAGCATTTCTTATGTAATAGACGAAGAAAATGGTGAAAAAGCAGTAGAAGAATTGTATCATGCCTTCGAAATTTAG
- a CDS encoding aspartate-semialdehyde dehydrogenase: MTRLAVAGATGLVGTKMLETLDRKQIPFDELVLFSSARSAGKKVEFQGQLYTVQELTDEAASEHFDYVLMSAGGSTSEHFAPLFEAAGAIVIDNSSQWRMAEDVDLIVPEVNEPQFTRGIIANPNCSTIQSVVPLKILQDAYGLKRVAYTTYQAVSGSGVKGKRDLAEGANGKEPEAYPYPIYNNVLPHIDVFLENGYTKEEQKMIDETKKILNDQDLKVTATCVRVPVQDSHSIEIDVTLNQDTTVKEIQELFAQDQRVVLVDNPSKNEYPLAIHSTGKDEVFVGRIRRDDSLENTFHVWCTSDNLLKGAALNAVQVLEQILTLKGAR, encoded by the coding sequence ATGACAAGATTAGCAGTAGCCGGAGCAACCGGATTAGTTGGAACAAAAATGTTAGAGACACTAGATCGAAAACAAATACCTTTTGATGAATTAGTATTATTTTCTTCTGCTCGCTCAGCAGGAAAAAAAGTTGAATTTCAAGGACAATTGTATACTGTTCAAGAATTAACTGATGAAGCAGCAAGTGAACATTTTGATTATGTTTTAATGAGTGCAGGAGGTAGCACAAGTGAGCACTTTGCTCCACTATTTGAAGCGGCTGGAGCCATTGTTATTGATAATTCTAGCCAATGGAGAATGGCTGAAGATGTCGATTTAATTGTTCCAGAAGTGAATGAGCCTCAATTTACACGTGGTATTATTGCTAATCCAAATTGCTCTACAATTCAATCAGTTGTACCTCTTAAAATTTTACAAGATGCATATGGTTTAAAACGTGTCGCTTATACGACTTATCAAGCCGTATCAGGTTCTGGTGTTAAAGGTAAAAGAGATTTAGCTGAAGGTGCTAATGGAAAAGAACCTGAAGCATATCCGTATCCAATTTACAATAATGTATTACCACATATAGATGTTTTTCTTGAAAATGGGTATACAAAAGAAGAACAAAAAATGATTGATGAAACGAAAAAAATTCTCAACGACCAAGACTTAAAAGTGACTGCCACATGTGTACGTGTACCAGTACAAGATAGTCACAGTATTGAAATCGATGTGACTTTAAATCAAGACACTACAGTTAAAGAGATACAAGAATTATTTGCACAAGATCAACGTGTTGTTCTTGTAGATAATCCAAGTAAAAATGAATATCCATTAGCCATTCATTCTACTGGCAAAGATGAAGTATTTGTAGGACGTATCCGCCGAGATGACTCTCTTGAAAATACGTTCCATGTATGGTGTACCTCTGATAATTTGCTCAAGGGCGCAGCATTAAATGCAGTTCAAGTGTTAGAACAAATTTTAACTTTGAAAGGAGCAAGATAA
- the pstC gene encoding phosphate ABC transporter permease subunit PstC: MASQTKVREMIAKNNAKKGGLSDKIVPIILAIISAISILTTIAILFTLLTETITFFTRVPLSKFFLSGTWNPTGSSPEFGIWALIIGTLKITVIATIVAVPIGLGAAIYLNEYASDRSRRIIKPILEILAGIPTIVFGFFALTFVTPILRNLIPNLGEFNSISPGIVVGIMIVPMITSMSEDAMSSVPDKIREGAFGLGATKFEVATKVVLPAATSGVVASIVLGISRAIGETMIVSLAAGSSPTSSLSLTSSIQTMTGYIVEIATGDAAFGSDIYYSIYAVGFTLFIFTLIMNLLSQWISKRFREEY, encoded by the coding sequence ATGGCTTCACAAACAAAGGTGAGAGAAATGATAGCTAAGAATAATGCTAAAAAGGGCGGGCTAAGTGATAAAATTGTCCCAATTATTTTAGCCATTATTTCAGCTATATCTATATTAACTACAATTGCTATTTTATTTACACTTTTAACCGAGACGATTACGTTTTTCACACGAGTGCCATTATCTAAATTCTTTTTATCTGGTACTTGGAACCCAACTGGTTCATCACCAGAATTTGGAATTTGGGCACTCATCATCGGCACATTGAAAATTACTGTTATTGCTACAATCGTAGCAGTTCCGATTGGTTTAGGAGCAGCTATCTACCTTAATGAATATGCATCTGATCGTTCACGTAGAATCATTAAACCAATATTAGAAATTTTGGCTGGGATTCCTACAATTGTATTTGGCTTCTTTGCTTTGACATTTGTTACACCTATATTGAGAAATCTAATTCCTAACTTGGGAGAGTTTAATTCAATCAGTCCCGGTATTGTTGTGGGTATAATGATTGTCCCTATGATTACAAGTATGAGTGAAGATGCAATGTCATCTGTACCTGATAAAATTCGTGAAGGTGCATTTGGATTAGGCGCAACTAAATTTGAAGTCGCTACAAAAGTTGTATTACCAGCTGCGACTTCTGGCGTTGTTGCTTCAATTGTATTAGGTATATCAAGAGCAATAGGTGAAACAATGATCGTTTCTTTAGCTGCTGGTAGTTCACCAACATCATCTCTAAGTTTAACTAGTTCAATTCAAACGATGACAGGATATATTGTTGAAATTGCTACAGGTGATGCAGCATTTGGTTCTGATATTTACTACAGTATTTACGCTGTAGGTTTTACACTTTTCATTTTCACTTTAATTATGAATTTATTATCACAATGGATCTCTAAACGATTCAGAGAGGAGTATTAA